GCTCCTCGCCCAGGTCTTCCATGGCCACATGTCCGCCTCGCAGCGGGCGCTCGAGGGCTTTCCCGGCTCCCAGCGCGGCTACATGGTCGTCAACGCGGCGGTGAACGGCTGCGCCCGCAACCAGATCGACATGGCCAAGCAGTTGCGCCTCGACCGCACCGTGATGGTCTACCTGGTCGACGAGCTGGTGGAGGCGGGGCTGGTCGAGCGGGTGCCCGACCCGGGCGACCGGCGCAGCAAGATGATCGTGGCCACCGACAAGGGCAGGGCCCGCCTGGAGGAGGCCACGGCCGTCCTGTGCCGCGTCGACGACCACGTGCTGGCCCCGCTGGAGCCGGGCGAGCGCGCCGCCCTGCGCGAGATGCTCCAGCGCGTCGCCGCTCACTACCTGGCCACGGGCGGCGACTACTCCGCGGCCTGCGCTACCGCGGCAGCCGCTACCGACAAATAGGGATATTTCCCTACGGCTGCGGCCGGGCTCACGACTACGCTCATGTCCTCATGACGAGCACCTCCCTGGGCCGCTGGCTGCCCGCCTATCTGCTGCTGGCCCTCATCTGGGGCAACAGCTTCTTCTTCATCAAGGTCGCCGTGGGCACCCTCCACCCGCTCCAGGTCTCCTTCGGCCGCATGGCGATCGGCGCCGCGACCCTGCTGGTCGCCCTGGCGCTCACCCGCAGGGCGCTGCCCCGCGACCCGCGCCTGTGGGGCCACTTCCAGGTGGCCTCCGTGGTGCTCACCACCGTGCCCTTCACCCTTTTCGCGTACGGCGAGCAGTACGTCTCCTCGGTCGTGGCCGCCATCTGGAACGCCACGACCCCGCTGTGCACGCTCGCCTTCACGCTCCTGCTGCGCGCCGAGAAGCCGAGCGCGGGCAGGATGGCGGGGCTCGGACTGGGATTCGCGGGCGTGATGGTGGTGCTCGGGGTGTGGCAGCCGCTGAGCGGCGGCGCGCTCGGCGGCAGCCTGGCCTGCTTCGGGGCGGCGCTCTGCTACGGCGTGGGCGGCTCCTACCTGGGCCGTTTCATCACCGGGCGCCGTTCGGAGCCGCCGGTGGTGCTCGCGGCGGGCCAGCTGCTGAGCGGCGCGCTGCAGCTGGCGTTGATCACGCCGCTGGCGGGAGTGGCGCTGGTCGACCTGTCCGCGCCGGCCGCGGTGTGGTGGAGCATGCTGGCCCTGGGCGGGCTCGGCACCGGTGTCGCCTACCTGCTGCTGTACGGGGTCCAGGCGCGCGCGGGGGTGACGACGACCTCGACGGTGACGTACCTGCTGCCGGTCTTCGCGGTGGTGTCGGGCGTGCTGGTGCTGGGGGAGAGCCTGGCGTGGAACCAGCCCGTGGGGGCGGCGGTGATCCTCGTCGCGATCGCCATGACCCAGGGCCTCCTGACCCGCCGCCGCGCTCCCGCACCCCCACAGCCCATGGAGCCGGGACCCGCATCCCGTGAGTCCATGGAGCCGCGACCGGCATCCCCGGAACCCGTGGAGCTGGGATCCGTGAACTCGGAGACCTTGACCCCAGAGACCTCCGTTCCCGGGCCGGCGATCAGGCGAGCCGAGGTCTGAGCGGTCTCGCCTGGTGCCGGGCGGTCACTCGGCGGGGTCGGCCGGCTTCCTGGCGGACCGGCCGCGTCCGCTCCGCGCGGCGCTCGCCGTCTTCTTGCCCGCCACCAGCGTGTCCCCGGGCAGCTCGTCGGCCACGGTGCGCGGCAGGTGATGCGGCGCGGTGTCGTCACCTGGCCCCGCCTCCTCGCGCGCGCCCGGATCCGGCGAACCCGCGTCGGTCTCGCCTGATCCACGGGAATCCGCGACAGGGCGGTCCATGACCGGGAGGCTCGGGTCAGGGGAGCCGGAGTCAGGGGAGCCGGAGTCAGGGGGAACGGCGTCTCTGCGGGCACCGAGCTCCCGGACGGCGTCGGGGTCGCGGAGGGCGGCGATGACGTCGTCGGCCTCGTTCTCGGCGGCGAACTCGTCGGCCGCCTCGGCCTCCCTGCGCCTGATCACCACCATGTGGTCGACGGAGACGCGCCCGGCCCCCGTCACCGCCAGCAGCACCGAGGCCGCGCCCAGCGCCACGATGAGGTTGGTGTCGATCGGGTTCAGCGGCCTGGCGACGAAGAAGACGGCCAGCGTCTCGGCGAACAGCACCAGGCCGAGCATCGGCGTGAACAGCCCGGCGACGAGCAGCGCCCCGCCGATCAGCTCGGTGAGCATGGTGACCGCCGCCCACGCCCCCGGAGCGGGAGCGCCCTGCGCGGCGAACTGCGTGCCGGTGGCGGTGAGCCCGACCTCGAGCTTGTGCCAGCCGTTGGCGAAGAAGAGCCCGCCGACCCCGATCCTGGCGGCGAGCGTGGCGAGATCGTGGAGAGTCCGTCTCACGGTAGTTCTGTGACCTGATCGGGTCATTTGAAACCTCAGTCGCGTCGGATGAGCAGGGCCACCGCGGCCGCGGTGAGGGCGAGCAGCACGACGCTGACGAGGATCGTCGTGTGCAGCGCGTGGACGAACGCCCACCGCGCCGCGCCCAGCAGCGCGCCGCCTGCCGGGCCGCCCACCTTGTCCGCGACGTGGGCCGCCGCCGCCAGCGACTGTCTGGCCTGGTCCATCGCGGGAGCGGGAACTCCCTGGACGGCCGGCACGCCAGGCGCGTAGACGACTGCGGTGATCGTGCCGAGCACCGCGACCCCGAGCCCCGCGCCGAGCTCGTAGGCGGTCTCCTCGATGGCCGCCGCGCCGCCCGCCCTGGACTCGGGCGCGGCCGACATGATCGTGTCGGAGGCGGCCAGCAGCGCCACCTGCAACCCGAACCCGATGCCGACGAAGCAGACCGCGAGCATGACAGGGTGCGCCTCGACCCCCCACGACAGGGTGGGCATGAGCGAGACCGCCACCAGCGCGAGCCCGCCGCTCATCGTGGCCCGCATGCCGATCCTGCGCAGCACGCTCGCCGCCGCGAGCCCGCCGGCGATTGCCGACAGCACCAGCGGCAGCATCCTGAGCGCGGCGCGCAGGGGGGTGTCGCCGAGGACGAGCTGGAGGTACTGGGCGAGCATGAGTTGCAGCCCGACGAGGGAGAAGACGCCGAACAGCACGCCCGCTACCCCGGTGGCGAACGCCCTGTCGGCGAACAGCCCGACGTCGAGCAGGGGGTGCGGCAGGCGGCGCTGCCGCCGTACGAACCAGAAGAGCAGGCCGGCGCCCGCGAGGAGCACCGCCAGCGCGCCGGGGTGCCCGGTGCCCGCCTCTTTCAGCCCGAAGGCCACGGCCAGGATGCCGAAGACCGACAGCGCCGCGCTGGGGACGTCCCACGGCCGGCCCGTGAGCCTGCGCGACTCGGGCAGCAGGCGGACGGCCGCGGGCAACAGCACGAGCAGGATGGGCACGTTGATCAGGAAGACCGCGCCCCACCAGAGATGCTGGACGAACAGCCCGCCGATGAGCGGGCCGACCGCGGCGCCGGCCGCGGCGACCGCGCTCCACACGCCCAGCGCGATCGCGCGCTCGCGGCGGTCGGTGAAGACCTGACGGATGA
This window of the Nonomuraea africana genome carries:
- a CDS encoding MarR family winged helix-turn-helix transcriptional regulator — protein: MTTELELPAGLDETLGWLLAQVFHGHMSASQRALEGFPGSQRGYMVVNAAVNGCARNQIDMAKQLRLDRTVMVYLVDELVEAGLVERVPDPGDRRSKMIVATDKGRARLEEATAVLCRVDDHVLAPLEPGERAALREMLQRVAAHYLATGGDYSAACATAAAATDK
- a CDS encoding MFS transporter, translated to MTILQSAPRSSRVTGQRQANRWSVLVLLCLSLLLITVDATVLHIAVPALTAALEPSSVELLWIIDAYSLIVAPLLIMFGTLGDRYGRKRLVLWGYVVFGLASAGAAFAPTPLTLIIARGLLGVGGAMIMPATLSIIRQVFTDRRERAIALGVWSAVAAAGAAVGPLIGGLFVQHLWWGAVFLINVPILLVLLPAAVRLLPESRRLTGRPWDVPSAALSVFGILAVAFGLKEAGTGHPGALAVLLAGAGLLFWFVRRQRRLPHPLLDVGLFADRAFATGVAGVLFGVFSLVGLQLMLAQYLQLVLGDTPLRAALRMLPLVLSAIAGGLAAASVLRRIGMRATMSGGLALVAVSLMPTLSWGVEAHPVMLAVCFVGIGFGLQVALLAASDTIMSAAPESRAGGAAAIEETAYELGAGLGVAVLGTITAVVYAPGVPAVQGVPAPAMDQARQSLAAAAHVADKVGGPAGGALLGAARWAFVHALHTTILVSVVLLALTAAAVALLIRRD
- a CDS encoding DMT family transporter, yielding MTSTSLGRWLPAYLLLALIWGNSFFFIKVAVGTLHPLQVSFGRMAIGAATLLVALALTRRALPRDPRLWGHFQVASVVLTTVPFTLFAYGEQYVSSVVAAIWNATTPLCTLAFTLLLRAEKPSAGRMAGLGLGFAGVMVVLGVWQPLSGGALGGSLACFGAALCYGVGGSYLGRFITGRRSEPPVVLAAGQLLSGALQLALITPLAGVALVDLSAPAAVWWSMLALGGLGTGVAYLLLYGVQARAGVTTTSTVTYLLPVFAVVSGVLVLGESLAWNQPVGAAVILVAIAMTQGLLTRRRAPAPPQPMEPGPASRESMEPRPASPEPVELGSVNSETLTPETSVPGPAIRRAEV
- a CDS encoding DoxX family protein, translated to MRRTLHDLATLAARIGVGGLFFANGWHKLEVGLTATGTQFAAQGAPAPGAWAAVTMLTELIGGALLVAGLFTPMLGLVLFAETLAVFFVARPLNPIDTNLIVALGAASVLLAVTGAGRVSVDHMVVIRRREAEAADEFAAENEADDVIAALRDPDAVRELGARRDAVPPDSGSPDSGSPDPSLPVMDRPVADSRGSGETDAGSPDPGAREEAGPGDDTAPHHLPRTVADELPGDTLVAGKKTASAARSGRGRSARKPADPAE